One genomic window of Pecten maximus chromosome 3, xPecMax1.1, whole genome shotgun sequence includes the following:
- the LOC117323106 gene encoding transmembrane protein 45B-like, giving the protein MGSFLGHALPGSFFIVVALWWIVNIVYYFNKARWTGQTFVSRPNFIVYRKTGNIIHIEAFFKIAFAIIGIIGEFIWTLKYDFGLPVGNAQHMTMFAFFGISGLCDLIAHYKRSYVPPHIDYVALIMAFLVEALLFHFHLQERSSLDVTIHTLLVYTILSNAIIIGVELKMVNSALVSLVKGLLLLVQGTWFWQIGFILYSPSRLPSTWHAEDHEHIFLAVLIFVWHVAIDLAVLSGTGVIVTIVQRRLFYETSGYRMVDRSDSQFSRTMFIGKEDVLTDESDSS; this is encoded by the coding sequence ATGGGAAGTTTCCTGGGCCATGCGTTGCCTGGATCGTTCTTCATTGTGGTAGCATTATGGTGGATTGTTAACATTGTGTATTACTTTAATAAAGCGCGCTGGACAGGGCAAACCTTCGTATCCAGACCCAACTTCATAGTGTATCGGAAAACTGGCAACATCATACACATAGAAGCCTTCTTCAAAATAGCATTTGCCATTATTGGAATTATTGGAGAgtttatttggactctgaaataTGATTTTGGATTACCTGTTGGAAATGCACAGCACATGACGATGTTTGCTTTCTTTGGGATTTCTGGGTTATGTGATCTTATCGCCCATTACAAAAGAAGTTATGTACCCCCACATATTGACTATGTTGCTCTAATTATGGCTTTCCTGGTGGAGGctcttttgtttcattttcatttacaaGAGCGATCCTCCCTTGACGTCACCATACATACCCTTCTTGTATATACCATTCTGTCCAACGCGATCATCATCGGTGTGGAATTGAAGATGGTCAACAGTGCTCTGGTCAGTTTGGTCAAGGGATTGTTACTGCTCGTGCAAGGCACTTGGTTTTGGCAGATTGGATTTATTTTGTACAGCCCGTCACGTTTGCCATCCACGTGGCATGCGGAGGATCATGAACATATATTTCTAGCAGTGCTGATATTTGTTTGGCATGTGGCGATTGATTTAGCTGTTTTGTCAGGAACGGGTGTCATAGTGACCATCGTTCAGAGGCGGTTATTTTACGAAACGAGCGGCTACAGAATGGTGGATAGATCTGATTCCCAGTTCTCCAGGACCATGTTCATAGGGAAAGAGGATGTACTGACGGACGAGTCGGATTCGAGCTGA